One Miscanthus floridulus cultivar M001 chromosome 11, ASM1932011v1, whole genome shotgun sequence DNA window includes the following coding sequences:
- the LOC136493863 gene encoding CEN-like protein 1, translating to MSRVLEPLVVGKVIGEVIDNFNPTVKTTVTYGSNKQVFNGHEFFPSAVLSKPRVEVQGDDMRSCFTLVMTDPDVPGPSDPYLREHLHWIVTDIPGTTDASFGRELAMYESPKPYIGIHRFVFVLFKQKSRQSVRPPSSRDYFSTRRFAADNDLGLPVAAVYFNAQRETAARRR from the exons ATGTCTAGGGTGTTGGAGCCTCTAGTCGTCGGCAAGGTGATCGGGGAAGTCATCGACAACTTCAACCCCACGGTGAAGACGACGGTTACCTACGGCTCCAACAAGCAGGTGTTCAACGGCCATGAGTTCTTTCCGTCTGCGGTTCTGTCCAAGCCGCGCGTGGAGGTTCAGGGCGACGACATGAGGTCCTGCTTCACACTG GTCATGACTGACCCAGATGTGCCAGGGCCTAGTGATCCATACCTGAGAGAGCATCTCCATTG GATCGTCACCGACATTCCTGGAACAACTGATGCTTCTTTTG GAAGGGAGTTGGCGATGTACGAGAGCCCCAAACCCTACATCGGCATCCACAGGTTCGTCTTCGTGCTGTTCAAGCAGAAGAGCCGCCAGTCGGTGCGCCCGCCCTCGTCCAGGGACTACTTCAGCACCCGCCGCTTTGCCGCCGACAACGATCTCGGCCTCCCAGTCGCCGCCGTCTACTTCAACGCGCAGCGGGAGAccgccgcgcgccgccgctgA